A stretch of Lathyrus oleraceus cultivar Zhongwan6 chromosome 6, CAAS_Psat_ZW6_1.0, whole genome shotgun sequence DNA encodes these proteins:
- the LOC127096737 gene encoding uncharacterized protein LOC127096737 yields the protein MVFFRIWSHSHLGPNKMEYAFLLLLILFHIFLPHSSGKPNGACVSQKGRFPPFKSEGNPPKRGPKDLTLCRVFRKKTCCDVTHTHPALLSVRKLASGGEASQECLHLWELLECAICDPRVGTRPGPPVICESLCENVFEACSNAYFSMDGKTQMLAPCGVNDFVCGRATEWVSNGTDLCLAAGFRVKPSDIVHVASEETFCYGDKASLGSVADSWKASQFESIKKGENSMIFDDFQQWTRNMPFNERVSWAIGGMVLTAGLVFISKRKSNNQRQKLAAIQRTARKLGRLVDQQQPSNASDIRNRISR from the exons ATGGTGTTTTTTCGGATATGGAGCCACTCTCACCTTGGACCCAATAAAATGGAATACGCTTTCCTGCTTTTACTCATCCTCTTCCATATCTTCCTTCCTCACTCTTCCG GAAAACCGAATGGAGCGTGTGTTTCTCAAAAAGGTCGTTTTCCTCCCTTCAAATCAGAGGGCAACCCTCCCAAAAGGGGTCCTAAAGATTTGACCCTTTGTCGGGTTTTTCGCAAGAAGACTTGCTGTGATGTAACACATACACATCCTGCACTCCTGTCTGTAAGGAAGCTTGCTTCTGGTGGGGAAGCTAGCCAAGAGTGTTTGCACTTATGGGAACTATTGGAATGTGCCATATGTGATCCACGCGTTGGTACTCGGCCCGGACCTCCAGTAATTTGTGAATCTTTATGTGAGAACGTTTTTGAGGCATGCTCGAATGCCTACTTCTCTATGGATGGGAAAACACAG ATGCTTGCACCCTGTGGAGTAAATGATTTTGTATGTGGTAGGGCTACCGAATGGGTCTCCAATGGTACAGATCTTTGTCTTGCTGCAGGTTTTCGAGTGAAGCCATCTGATATCGTCCATGTTGCCTCAGAAGAAACTTTTTGCTATGGTGATAAAGCAAGTCTAGGTTCAGTTGCTGATTCATGGAAGGCTTCACAGTTTGAGTCGATCAAGAAAGGAGAGAACTCAATGATATTTGACGATTTCCAGCAATGGACGAGGAATATGCCATTCAATGAAAGAGTTTCTTGGGCTATAGGAGGGATGGTTCTAACAGCAGGATTGGTGTTTATAAG CAAAAGGAAAAGCAATAACCAACGACAGAAACTAGCCGCCATACAGCGCACCGCGAGGAAGCTGGGAAGGCTGGTGGATCAACAACAACCTTCAAATGCTTCAGATATTAGGAACAGAATTTCCAGATGA